One genomic segment of Natrialbaceae archaeon AArc-T1-2 includes these proteins:
- a CDS encoding DUF1684 domain-containing protein — protein sequence MGDAWQQAIETRRAEKDEYFATHPRSPIPPDERGSFEGLAYYPIDEDYRFELSLHEYDEPERVTVGTSTEGEREYLRWGEFRVTVDGENVTLQAYKSEPDDDRLWVPFRDATSGEETYGAGRYLDLEEDAHRTDEGSWILDFNEAYNPTCAYSEQYECPLPPMENWLEVRIEAGEKNYR from the coding sequence GCGACGTGCGGAGAAAGACGAGTACTTCGCGACGCATCCACGCTCGCCGATCCCGCCGGACGAACGGGGGTCGTTCGAGGGGCTCGCGTACTATCCGATCGACGAGGACTACCGGTTCGAGCTCTCCTTACACGAGTACGACGAGCCCGAACGGGTCACCGTCGGGACGAGCACAGAGGGCGAACGGGAGTACCTGCGCTGGGGCGAGTTCCGCGTTACCGTCGACGGCGAGAACGTGACGCTGCAGGCGTACAAGTCCGAGCCAGACGACGACCGACTCTGGGTTCCGTTCCGGGACGCGACAAGCGGCGAGGAGACCTACGGCGCTGGCCGGTATCTCGACCTCGAGGAAGACGCTCATCGAACGGACGAGGGGAGCTGGATTCTCGATTTCAACGAGGCGTACAACCCGACGTGTGCGTACTCGGAGCAGTACGAGTGTCCGCTCCCGCCGATGGAGAACTGGCTCGAGGTGCGGATCGAGGCCGGCGAGAAGAACTATCGGTGA